A genomic window from Cloacibacillus evryensis DSM 19522 includes:
- a CDS encoding translocation/assembly module TamB domain-containing protein translates to MDRDTENKRSAARKWMIGVAIFLAMIAAGGLALSQMNFLGEFVQAKVKEAAEKQLNLDVSMSPLQGNPVTGFTASNVEISRSGDRLLYIRNIGVDISLPSVLSGSPRVSLIGLDGVDTSLKALRDLMPKSEKKSDEPVDIPIDAVMISDSTLRTEWGTVSFKPSHIYIKNSMNYDFDVTGAVESKDFSVKGSIGKSAGVWRADKFSVGLEEGSLSLSGALYPSMDMQISLRTLNLTTVADLVPAFEKYGVRGVLSGSAKISGSGRDIVTEGSGSLHNAVFRGIPFEEVQTKWNCRPGEISVQVGQGKVFGSTLSGNFSLNTASADSYLTLSLDVKNLKFADWTEQFEKETNGRALFLKGGISSLNADVKGPLNALAGRIDMAPSNLSYKEISLEGLQGGVVFNGQPAGELNMTAASGGRKLALKGRLSFGEKVPTDLTFSTEGLPVENILKSLPQTEKIKAAGSVSLKGSCKGPAGRWVIGVEASSPQIAAEKIGNVSDISLSAVYGMGDKKVSLLKSSAEWNGARLTAKGAASFAASADKQLDFSGTFRSVDAKRLYTLLPVLKTLEVEGVASGGWNLAGPAKSPVVRADVNTGAARFRDLPLAKLNMGIEYSGNMLRMDPINVQAGGGSGALACNVALPAKQADGTRNAASWKLSGKVSRVDFSIINGLLKAGEDIGGEVSGSVTAGSAAGGGLDWGFSFTGDNVHWRSFKVQKLNGAIEGTPREILIKKADGIFLNGQTTGKGRIEMPKAGEPFASAKLEIDASVKKLNIYELLRRHLPAVRSVQGLIETEVKVSGTVGDPKFDGSGRIAPLRYRGFMLPMMDVKYHGSLKDVVISEAYALLRDGTFKAYGHFYENGDDWHGKFNIKGEKIDMRQFGAYLPETFRSRFGGTADFSMNGEGKLSELTGTGIFSAPNMRIMGIRFENVKAPFFVSKNFMMIEDLNAATNGGTLTGGVGFDLKKSEWGGNLTVMSADVQTLVKQAAPKIKGTISGRGDLKIRGGGETGRASTIKAGGAIYLHNGELTSFDVIETAKKFTGGKPLRFSSVQATFTYDGGDLNILPGSQATAPKNDPLYRYVMLDGYISRKEDVRLFAMGKVNIRALNSLIGAFQGLVSAGVDLASGQLDKGEVIQNVLGGVLSGFAKNEFRFVTMNIGGTIKDPNFYNVKVQQAVRQKSAKDSIPTSNSDPDEKSLTQEGNTTFRFKFEIPVGPGNGGSQGDAKGQVFEQTLENLLKNVDFGI, encoded by the coding sequence TTGGATAGAGATACAGAGAACAAAAGATCGGCGGCAAGGAAGTGGATGATCGGCGTGGCAATCTTCCTCGCCATGATCGCGGCGGGGGGTTTGGCCCTGTCGCAGATGAATTTCCTTGGCGAATTCGTGCAGGCTAAGGTCAAGGAGGCCGCGGAGAAGCAGCTGAACCTTGACGTTTCGATGTCTCCGCTCCAGGGAAACCCCGTTACCGGTTTCACCGCCTCCAACGTCGAGATTTCCCGCTCCGGCGACAGGCTGCTTTACATCAGGAATATCGGCGTGGACATCTCGCTGCCGAGCGTGCTCTCCGGCAGCCCGCGCGTCTCGCTTATCGGCCTGGACGGCGTGGACACCTCGCTCAAGGCGCTGCGGGATCTGATGCCCAAATCTGAAAAAAAATCCGACGAACCGGTCGATATCCCCATCGACGCCGTCATGATCAGCGACAGCACGCTGAGGACGGAGTGGGGCACGGTCAGTTTCAAGCCAAGCCACATCTATATCAAAAATTCAATGAACTATGACTTCGACGTCACCGGCGCCGTCGAAAGCAAAGACTTTTCCGTCAAGGGCTCGATCGGAAAATCCGCCGGCGTGTGGCGCGCGGATAAGTTCTCCGTCGGCCTGGAAGAGGGCAGCCTATCCCTCTCCGGCGCGCTCTACCCCTCTATGGATATGCAGATATCCCTGCGGACGCTGAACCTCACAACGGTGGCGGACCTTGTCCCGGCGTTTGAAAAATACGGCGTGCGCGGGGTGCTCTCCGGCAGCGCGAAGATTTCCGGCAGCGGCAGGGATATCGTCACCGAGGGCAGCGGCAGCCTCCATAACGCCGTCTTCCGCGGCATCCCGTTCGAGGAGGTGCAGACGAAGTGGAACTGCCGCCCCGGCGAGATCAGCGTCCAGGTAGGACAGGGAAAGGTATTCGGCTCGACCCTCTCCGGCAATTTCAGCCTGAACACGGCCTCGGCGGACAGCTATCTTACACTCAGCCTCGACGTTAAAAACCTGAAATTCGCCGACTGGACGGAGCAGTTTGAAAAAGAGACAAACGGCAGGGCGCTCTTCCTCAAGGGAGGCATCTCCTCTCTGAACGCGGACGTCAAAGGACCGCTCAACGCCCTCGCCGGGCGCATCGATATGGCGCCGTCAAACCTGAGCTACAAGGAGATATCCCTCGAAGGGCTTCAGGGCGGCGTCGTCTTCAACGGACAGCCAGCCGGAGAGCTGAATATGACCGCGGCCTCCGGAGGCAGGAAACTCGCTCTCAAGGGCAGGCTCAGCTTCGGGGAAAAGGTGCCGACTGACCTCACCTTCTCGACAGAGGGGCTGCCGGTCGAAAATATATTGAAGAGCCTGCCTCAGACGGAAAAGATAAAGGCTGCCGGCAGCGTGTCGCTGAAGGGAAGCTGCAAGGGCCCCGCCGGCCGCTGGGTGATCGGCGTGGAGGCGTCTTCGCCGCAGATCGCCGCCGAAAAGATAGGGAATGTCTCCGATATAAGCCTCTCGGCCGTATACGGCATGGGAGACAAAAAGGTCTCACTGCTCAAATCATCGGCGGAGTGGAACGGCGCGCGGCTCACGGCAAAAGGCGCGGCCTCCTTCGCCGCCTCGGCCGACAAACAGCTCGACTTCAGCGGTACCTTCCGCAGCGTGGACGCCAAACGCCTTTATACGCTGCTGCCGGTCCTGAAGACGCTGGAGGTCGAGGGCGTCGCGTCGGGAGGCTGGAACCTTGCCGGTCCCGCGAAGTCACCCGTCGTCAGGGCCGACGTCAATACCGGGGCCGCGCGTTTCCGCGACCTGCCCCTGGCTAAGCTCAATATGGGTATCGAATACTCGGGGAATATGCTGCGCATGGACCCGATCAACGTACAGGCCGGCGGCGGAAGCGGCGCGCTGGCCTGCAATGTGGCCCTTCCCGCAAAACAGGCCGACGGCACGCGGAACGCCGCTTCGTGGAAGTTGAGCGGAAAGGTCTCCCGCGTCGACTTTTCGATAATCAACGGGCTGCTTAAAGCAGGCGAAGATATCGGCGGCGAGGTCTCAGGATCGGTTACCGCCGGTTCGGCGGCGGGAGGCGGCCTCGATTGGGGCTTCAGCTTCACGGGAGACAACGTACACTGGCGCAGCTTCAAGGTTCAAAAATTAAACGGGGCGATCGAAGGGACTCCGCGGGAGATCCTGATCAAAAAGGCGGACGGCATATTCCTCAACGGACAGACGACCGGCAAAGGCAGGATAGAGATGCCCAAAGCGGGAGAACCCTTCGCGAGTGCGAAACTGGAGATCGACGCCTCGGTCAAAAAGCTGAACATCTATGAACTGCTGCGCAGACACCTGCCGGCGGTACGCTCCGTACAGGGGCTGATAGAAACGGAGGTAAAGGTATCCGGTACGGTGGGCGACCCGAAATTTGACGGCTCCGGGCGCATCGCCCCGCTCCGTTACCGCGGCTTCATGCTGCCGATGATGGATGTCAAATACCACGGCTCGCTGAAAGACGTCGTCATCAGCGAGGCTTACGCGTTGCTGCGCGACGGGACATTCAAGGCCTACGGCCATTTCTACGAAAACGGGGACGACTGGCACGGCAAGTTCAACATCAAAGGGGAAAAGATAGACATGCGCCAGTTCGGCGCTTATCTGCCCGAGACTTTCCGCTCGCGTTTCGGCGGCACGGCCGATTTCTCGATGAACGGCGAAGGCAAACTCTCCGAGCTTACCGGCACCGGTATCTTCTCCGCGCCCAATATGAGGATCATGGGAATACGCTTCGAAAATGTTAAAGCGCCTTTCTTCGTCTCAAAGAACTTCATGATGATAGAAGATCTCAACGCCGCAACGAACGGGGGAACGCTGACGGGAGGCGTCGGCTTCGACCTCAAGAAAAGCGAATGGGGCGGCAACCTCACGGTAATGAGCGCGGACGTGCAGACGCTTGTCAAACAGGCCGCTCCCAAAATAAAAGGGACGATATCGGGCCGCGGCGACCTCAAGATACGCGGCGGCGGAGAGACGGGGCGCGCCTCGACGATCAAGGCCGGCGGCGCGATCTATCTCCATAACGGAGAGCTGACAAGTTTCGACGTCATCGAAACGGCGAAAAAATTCACCGGCGGCAAGCCGCTGCGCTTCAGTTCGGTACAGGCGACCTTCACCTACGACGGCGGAGATCTCAACATCCTCCCCGGGAGCCAGGCGACCGCGCCCAAGAACGACCCGCTCTACCGCTACGTGATGCTGGACGGCTATATCAGCCGCAAAGAGGACGTCCGCCTCTTCGCGATGGGAAAGGTCAATATCCGCGCGCTGAACTCGCTGATCGGAGCCTTCCAGGGACTGGTATCGGCCGGCGTCGACCTGGCCTCGGGACAGCTTGACAAGGGCGAGGTGATCCAGAACGTGCTCGGCGGCGTTCTCTCGGGATTCGCGAAGAATGAGTTCCGTTTTGTGACGATGAATATCGGCGGGACGATAAAGGACCCCAATTTTTATAACGTAAAGGTGCAGCAGGCCGTGCGCCAGAAATCCGCGAAGGATTCGATACCGACGAGCAACAGCGATCCGGACGAAAAAAGCCTCACGCAGGAGGGCAATACGACCTTCCGGTTCAAGTTTGAGATACCGGTCGGCCCCGGCAACGGCGGCTCTCAGGGCGACGCCAAGGGACAGGTCTTCGAGCAGACGCTTGAAAACCTTCTCAAAAACGTCGACTTCGGTATATGA
- the cobU gene encoding bifunctional adenosylcobinamide kinase/adenosylcobinamide-phosphate guanylyltransferase, whose protein sequence is MTMGEITLVLGGARSGKSTFAEELALSRKEHVTYLATADCRDGEMKKRIEIHKSRRPSSWSTWEGGPRELPRAVAAASGLLLLDCLTMWLTRLFLAYPESEGDDESAWFKCEGEIAALARGLCESVREDSSLIIVSNEVGFGLVPPYLMGRRFRDMQGRMNQLCAGYASNVALVVAGCPLWIKGGHDRP, encoded by the coding sequence ATGACGATGGGAGAGATAACGCTCGTCCTCGGCGGCGCGAGAAGCGGCAAGAGCACATTCGCCGAAGAACTCGCGCTGAGCCGGAAAGAGCATGTAACATACCTCGCGACCGCGGACTGCCGGGACGGGGAGATGAAAAAACGCATAGAGATACACAAGAGCCGCAGGCCCTCCTCATGGAGCACCTGGGAGGGCGGTCCGCGCGAACTGCCGCGCGCCGTCGCCGCGGCCTCCGGCCTGTTGCTGCTGGATTGCCTGACGATGTGGCTGACACGCCTCTTTCTGGCCTATCCCGAATCCGAGGGCGACGACGAATCGGCCTGGTTTAAATGCGAGGGTGAAATAGCCGCTCTCGCGAGAGGGCTTTGCGAAAGCGTCAGAGAGGATTCGTCGCTTATAATAGTGAGCAACGAGGTCGGCTTCGGGCTTGTGCCCCCATACCTGATGGGGCGCCGTTTCCGCGATATGCAGGGACGCATGAACCAGCTCTGCGCCGGGTACGCGAGCAATGTCGCGCTCGTGGTCGCGGGCTGCCCGCTCTGGATAAAGGGAGGCCATGACCGGCCTTAG
- a CDS encoding adenosylcobinamide-GDP ribazoletransferase, whose translation MDDYREKLREYSERLDAELHDRGFKRDLAARFVVVWTLLSRIPLPKEWWPETVPAGNRALALAPLAGGLLGLLTGLAVSAASSLGLNAAASAWIGAAFYFLIGWALHLDGWGDLWDGVGSGRTGDGLREVMKDSRLGSFGGASLIIAFGLWTSLLATVAPDMRLAACVTSAAAARFAENVAAFFGKYPWEYGMGKGWVDTFTSYDLFISALCLVVFLPVSIFHFAVCIAVSAAIGFGLALHMNRRLGGVNGDVMGAAAVAAELASLAVWAAL comes from the coding sequence ATGGATGACTATCGCGAAAAACTACGGGAATATTCGGAGAGGCTTGACGCGGAGCTTCACGACAGGGGCTTCAAGAGGGATCTCGCGGCGCGCTTTGTCGTCGTCTGGACGCTGCTTTCGCGCATCCCGCTGCCTAAAGAGTGGTGGCCGGAGACGGTCCCCGCGGGGAACCGCGCGCTCGCTCTCGCGCCGCTTGCCGGCGGCCTGCTCGGACTGCTGACGGGGCTCGCGGTATCCGCCGCCTCGTCGCTGGGGCTCAACGCGGCGGCAAGCGCCTGGATCGGCGCGGCCTTTTATTTCCTCATCGGCTGGGCGCTCCACCTGGACGGCTGGGGGGATCTGTGGGACGGCGTCGGCTCCGGCCGCACCGGCGACGGGCTGCGCGAGGTGATGAAGGACAGCCGCCTCGGCTCCTTCGGCGGCGCTTCGCTGATAATCGCCTTCGGCCTCTGGACCTCGCTGCTCGCCACGGTCGCTCCCGATATGCGGCTTGCCGCCTGCGTCACTTCGGCGGCGGCGGCGCGATTTGCGGAAAACGTGGCCGCCTTTTTTGGAAAATATCCCTGGGAGTACGGAATGGGCAAAGGCTGGGTGGACACCTTCACCTCCTATGACCTGTTCATCTCGGCGCTCTGCCTCGTCGTGTTCCTGCCCGTCTCGATATTCCATTTCGCCGTCTGCATCGCGGTATCGGCGGCCATCGGCTTCGGGCTCGCCCTGCACATGAACCGCCGCCTCGGCGGCGTGAACGGCGACGTGATGGGCGCGGCGGCGGTAGCGGCGGAGCTCGCTTCGCTGGCGGTGTGGGCGGCGCTATGA
- a CDS encoding Cof-type HAD-IIB family hydrolase — protein MTTPKLIALDMDGTMLNGDSSLTRRTKEALRAAQGSGIRVVAATGRMYPSAMIHIRDIGIESTSIFYNGALIRDPVSGETIYEKNLGRELTKEILDFFRKRGWYVQIYSGDRLLVKDRSDERCKYYENICGLKAVGLGDGFWECGLDSAKLLGISFDVPEFERMCAKVRQGFGERIYQATSWGAFIEMVHPTVNKAKALKRVSEYYGIDREDVMAIGDGVNDIEMISWAGTGVAMGNARDNVKAAADIVAPPNTEDGAAQIVEQIVAELWKRG, from the coding sequence ATGACGACTCCCAAGCTCATCGCGCTCGATATGGACGGTACGATGCTCAACGGCGACAGCAGCTTGACCCGGCGCACCAAAGAGGCGCTGCGCGCGGCGCAGGGGAGCGGCATCAGGGTCGTCGCGGCGACGGGCCGCATGTACCCCTCCGCGATGATACATATTCGCGACATCGGCATCGAAAGCACCTCCATCTTCTACAACGGCGCGCTGATACGCGACCCGGTATCAGGCGAGACCATTTATGAGAAAAACCTGGGCAGAGAGCTCACGAAAGAGATACTGGACTTCTTCAGAAAACGCGGATGGTATGTGCAGATATACTCCGGCGACAGGCTCCTCGTCAAAGACCGCTCGGACGAACGCTGCAAATACTATGAAAACATCTGCGGACTTAAGGCTGTCGGGCTCGGAGACGGCTTCTGGGAGTGCGGCCTTGACTCCGCAAAGCTGCTCGGCATCTCCTTCGACGTTCCTGAGTTCGAGCGAATGTGCGCCAAGGTCCGGCAGGGGTTCGGGGAAAGGATATACCAGGCCACCTCGTGGGGGGCCTTCATCGAGATGGTCCACCCCACCGTCAACAAAGCCAAAGCGCTGAAACGCGTCAGCGAGTATTATGGGATCGACCGCGAGGATGTCATGGCGATCGGCGACGGCGTGAACGACATCGAGATGATAAGCTGGGCCGGAACCGGCGTCGCGATGGGCAACGCCAGAGACAACGTGAAAGCGGCGGCGGATATCGTCGCGCCGCCGAACACCGAAGACGGAGCCGCCCAAATAGTCGAACAGATCGTGGCGGAGCTGTGGAAGCGGGGCTAA
- the metF gene encoding methylenetetrahydrofolate reductase [NAD(P)H], which translates to MKNFFKLDKPTFSFEIFPPKGAGDLSQIFGTVDALASLDPDLISVTYGAGGTSRENTAEIASRIQRDYAIPALAHLTCVGSTREEMRATLDKLKEKGIQNILAMRGDLGSEETKDFKYASELIKFINENYSFRIFAACYPEKHLEAYSMEEDLEHLRAKCECGVSVLISQLFFDNASFYSFRERARKLGVAAPIEAGIMPITSPTQIGRMVSMCGASVPDGVQKIIRAYGHNSMAMREAGIAYATNQIIDLLAEGVDGIHLYTMNQPDIAKRICENIRGVLYSLRVKRG; encoded by the coding sequence ATGAAAAATTTCTTCAAACTTGACAAACCGACCTTCTCCTTTGAGATATTCCCTCCCAAAGGCGCGGGCGACCTCTCGCAGATATTCGGCACCGTGGACGCCCTCGCGAGCCTTGACCCTGACCTTATCAGCGTCACCTACGGCGCGGGCGGCACGAGCCGCGAGAACACCGCGGAGATCGCCTCGCGCATCCAGCGCGATTACGCGATCCCGGCGCTCGCCCACCTTACCTGCGTCGGCAGCACGCGCGAAGAGATGCGCGCCACGCTCGACAAGCTGAAAGAAAAGGGTATCCAGAACATCCTCGCGATGCGCGGCGACCTCGGCAGCGAGGAGACGAAGGACTTCAAATACGCAAGCGAGCTCATTAAATTCATCAACGAGAACTACAGCTTCCGCATCTTCGCCGCCTGCTATCCGGAGAAACATCTGGAGGCTTACTCGATGGAGGAGGATCTCGAACACCTCAGAGCAAAGTGCGAATGCGGCGTCAGCGTGCTTATCAGCCAGCTTTTCTTTGACAACGCCTCCTTTTACAGCTTCAGAGAGCGGGCGAGGAAATTGGGCGTTGCCGCACCGATCGAAGCCGGCATCATGCCGATAACCTCCCCGACGCAGATAGGCCGCATGGTCTCGATGTGCGGCGCCTCCGTGCCGGACGGGGTGCAGAAGATCATCCGCGCCTACGGCCACAACAGCATGGCGATGCGCGAGGCCGGCATCGCCTACGCGACAAACCAGATAATCGACCTGCTGGCGGAGGGCGTTGACGGCATACATCTGTACACGATGAACCAGCCCGACATCGCCAAGCGCATCTGCGAAAATATCCGCGGCGTGCTCTATTCGTTGAGGGTAAAGCGTGGCTGA
- a CDS encoding vitamin B12 dependent-methionine synthase activation domain-containing protein — protein sequence MADGALPPSVRAEALRLLGVSGEPEAALSDELELCYAEMRRHSSPRAVYKIFGIRAADEAVEITPELRLCGAELAKLCKDCRRAALLAATLGAGVDRLIARAQAESISRAMILDACASAEIERLCDESEPAIMAEAARGGAEPRAEIWLTMRFSPGYGGVAPDESAKIIEALNARRAIGLSLTHSGMLVPIKSVTAVIGIADRPQKRYRSCAACAAADDCPYRQRGAYCGDRA from the coding sequence GTGGCTGACGGCGCGCTGCCGCCCTCCGTCCGCGCGGAAGCGCTGCGGCTGCTCGGCGTTTCCGGCGAGCCAGAAGCGGCGCTCTCCGATGAACTGGAGCTCTGCTACGCGGAGATGCGCCGGCATTCGTCGCCGCGCGCCGTTTACAAAATATTCGGGATCAGGGCGGCGGACGAGGCCGTAGAGATAACGCCGGAGCTGCGCCTCTGCGGGGCTGAACTAGCCAAACTCTGTAAGGACTGCCGCAGGGCGGCGCTCCTTGCGGCGACGCTGGGAGCCGGCGTGGACCGGCTTATCGCGCGCGCGCAGGCGGAATCGATCTCCAGAGCGATGATCCTCGACGCCTGCGCCTCCGCCGAGATAGAAAGGCTGTGCGACGAGAGCGAGCCCGCGATAATGGCGGAGGCCGCGCGCGGCGGTGCGGAGCCGCGCGCGGAAATTTGGCTGACGATGCGCTTCAGCCCCGGCTACGGCGGCGTGGCACCCGACGAATCCGCAAAGATAATAGAGGCGCTCAACGCGCGGAGGGCCATCGGCCTCTCGCTCACCCATTCCGGGATGCTCGTGCCGATAAAATCAGTGACGGCCGTGATCGGCATCGCCGACAGGCCGCAGAAAAGATACAGGAGCTGCGCGGCCTGCGCCGCCGCCGACGACTGCCCGTACAGACAGAGAGGAGCTTACTGCGGTGATAGAGCTTGA
- a CDS encoding homocysteine S-methyltransferase family protein translates to MIELDKILLFDGAMGTMLQRRGLELGTVPEALNVTAPEAIESIHREYLAAGADVILANTFGANRFKAEKAGMELAKMVAAGVKTARKAIGGAPGRYAALDIGPCGRVLQPAGDLPFDEAVEVFAEVIRAGTEAGADFILLETFTDLYELKAAVIAAKENSPLPVFATMSFEANGTTFFGASVESMVMTLEALGVSALGVNCSLGPRQLVPIVRRILAATRLPVLVQPNAGLPVMEDGVTRYDITPEEFASSIREFVAEGVRFVGGCCGTTPEYIRLTKSTIAGMAPAAIETAPRCGICSPSKVVGFDRVTVIGERLNPTGKKALQAALRAHDMDFVLREAIREEEQGAEVLDVNMGLPDIDEPAMLSEAVREIQAVTDLPLQLDSASPAALERAARIYNGKPLLNSVNGKKESLDTVLPIAKKYGCAVLGLTLDEKGIPKDAEARLAIARRIVKAAEAAGLRREDIFIDCLMMTVSAQPDQAHETMKAISLVKKELGVKTVLGVSNVSFGLPARPIINRTMLAMALASGLDAPIMNPGDAGMTETVAAARVLLEQDADSKEYVEKYGGAAPAQAAPVKDEAPQIGYAISRGLKDEAAKAAAALLAEQPPLAVVEKEIIPALDTVGKDYESGRIFLPQLIKSAEAAKAAFEVLRAELIKASGDTQKGKKIVIATVHGDIHDIGKNIVKVILENYNFDVTDLGKDVPPRQVIAAVKETGAKLVGLSALMTTTVASMRETIELLRRECPGVKVIVGGAVLTEGLAAYAGADRYAKDAMETVRHADSL, encoded by the coding sequence GTGATAGAGCTTGATAAAATTTTATTGTTCGACGGCGCGATGGGGACGATGCTCCAGCGGCGCGGACTTGAACTGGGAACTGTGCCGGAGGCGCTAAACGTCACCGCGCCGGAGGCTATAGAGTCGATACACAGGGAATACCTTGCGGCGGGGGCGGACGTCATTCTCGCAAACACCTTCGGCGCCAACCGTTTCAAAGCCGAAAAGGCGGGAATGGAGCTCGCAAAGATGGTGGCGGCGGGGGTAAAGACCGCCAGAAAGGCCATCGGCGGCGCGCCGGGACGGTACGCGGCGCTCGACATCGGCCCCTGCGGCCGCGTGCTCCAGCCGGCGGGAGACCTTCCCTTTGACGAGGCGGTGGAGGTATTCGCGGAGGTCATCCGCGCGGGGACGGAGGCTGGGGCCGACTTCATCCTGCTTGAGACCTTCACGGACCTATACGAGCTGAAGGCGGCGGTGATCGCCGCCAAGGAGAATTCGCCCCTGCCGGTATTCGCGACGATGAGCTTTGAGGCGAACGGCACGACCTTCTTCGGGGCCTCTGTGGAATCGATGGTGATGACGCTCGAGGCGCTCGGCGTCTCCGCCCTCGGCGTAAATTGCTCGCTCGGCCCCAGGCAGCTCGTGCCGATCGTAAGGCGCATACTGGCGGCGACGCGGCTGCCGGTCCTCGTCCAGCCAAACGCGGGGCTGCCGGTGATGGAAGACGGAGTAACGCGCTACGACATAACTCCCGAAGAGTTCGCCTCCAGCATAAGGGAATTCGTCGCGGAAGGAGTTCGTTTCGTCGGCGGCTGCTGCGGCACGACGCCGGAATACATCAGACTTACAAAATCGACGATAGCGGGCATGGCTCCCGCCGCGATAGAGACGGCGCCGCGCTGCGGCATCTGCTCGCCCTCGAAAGTGGTCGGTTTTGACCGCGTCACCGTCATCGGCGAGCGGCTCAACCCCACCGGCAAAAAGGCTCTCCAGGCGGCGCTGCGCGCGCACGACATGGACTTCGTGCTGCGGGAGGCGATCCGCGAGGAGGAGCAGGGAGCCGAGGTGCTGGACGTAAACATGGGGCTGCCCGACATCGACGAACCGGCGATGCTCTCCGAGGCGGTGCGCGAGATACAGGCCGTCACCGACCTGCCTTTGCAGCTTGACTCGGCCTCACCCGCGGCGCTCGAGCGCGCGGCGCGCATCTATAACGGCAAACCGCTGCTGAACTCCGTCAACGGGAAAAAGGAGTCGCTCGACACGGTGCTGCCGATCGCGAAGAAATACGGCTGCGCCGTGCTCGGCCTCACGCTGGATGAAAAGGGCATCCCCAAGGACGCCGAGGCGCGGCTTGCGATAGCGCGCCGCATCGTAAAGGCGGCCGAAGCCGCGGGCCTGCGCCGCGAGGACATCTTCATCGACTGCCTCATGATGACCGTCAGCGCGCAGCCCGACCAGGCGCACGAGACGATGAAGGCGATCTCCCTCGTTAAAAAAGAGCTCGGCGTAAAGACGGTGCTCGGCGTCAGCAACGTCTCCTTCGGCCTCCCCGCGCGGCCGATAATCAACCGGACGATGCTCGCAATGGCGCTGGCCTCGGGGCTTGACGCGCCGATAATGAACCCCGGCGACGCCGGCATGACGGAGACCGTCGCCGCGGCACGCGTACTGCTCGAGCAGGACGCGGACTCCAAAGAGTACGTTGAAAAATACGGCGGCGCGGCGCCGGCACAGGCAGCGCCGGTCAAAGACGAAGCGCCGCAGATCGGCTACGCGATCTCGCGGGGCCTCAAAGACGAGGCGGCCAAAGCGGCGGCGGCGCTGCTCGCCGAACAACCGCCGCTCGCGGTCGTTGAAAAAGAGATAATACCCGCGCTCGACACGGTGGGCAAAGACTACGAAAGCGGCAGGATATTCCTGCCCCAGCTAATCAAATCGGCGGAGGCGGCGAAAGCTGCCTTCGAGGTGCTGCGCGCCGAGCTGATAAAGGCCAGCGGCGACACGCAAAAGGGCAAAAAGATCGTTATCGCCACCGTCCACGGCGACATCCACGACATCGGCAAAAACATCGTGAAGGTGATCCTCGAAAACTACAACTTCGACGTCACCGACCTCGGCAAGGACGTCCCCCCGCGGCAAGTCATCGCGGCCGTAAAAGAGACGGGCGCTAAGCTCGTGGGGCTATCAGCGCTGATGACGACGACAGTCGCGAGCATGAGGGAGACCATAGAACTTTTGAGAAGAGAATGCCCCGGCGTCAAGGTGATCGTCGGCGGCGCGGTGCTTACCGAGGGCCTCGCCGCATACGCCGGCGCCGACCGCTACGCAAAAGACGCAATGGAGACGGTACGGCACGCCGATTCCCTTTAA
- a CDS encoding DUF6485 family protein, with amino-acid sequence MADENGNDGRSEEVVVMGEEKTAITSAWDNINFCSCVDRECPNNPANCTLGCTPCVEECLRQNEIPACFFRKQRPDMDRKQDYSFEGFARFTLNK; translated from the coding sequence ATGGCCGATGAGAACGGTAATGACGGCAGATCGGAAGAGGTGGTCGTGATGGGCGAAGAGAAGACGGCGATAACATCCGCTTGGGACAATATCAATTTTTGCAGCTGCGTCGACCGCGAATGCCCCAATAATCCGGCGAACTGCACGCTGGGCTGCACCCCCTGCGTGGAGGAATGCCTTCGGCAGAACGAGATACCGGCCTGTTTTTTCAGAAAGCAGCGGCCGGACATGGACCGAAAACAGGATTATTCTTTTGAGGGGTTCGCAAGGTTCACGCTGAACAAATAG
- a CDS encoding Lrp/AsnC family transcriptional regulator: protein MTANKNNNLDATDWKILAELQRDARSSYKEIGEAVGMTRPAVRERMLRMEESGVVTGYRAEIDTDALGRALHVMISFKFNSDQKYDKKPNDILIPILRSSSDVIHFWEIYGELDFLIEAAFASKERMHSFLDDLRGYGFVRSHLIAMSTKGAVQAPD from the coding sequence ATGACGGCAAACAAAAACAACAATCTGGACGCGACCGACTGGAAAATACTTGCGGAACTTCAGCGCGACGCGCGAAGCTCATACAAAGAGATCGGCGAAGCGGTCGGCATGACGCGCCCGGCGGTGCGCGAGCGAATGCTCCGCATGGAGGAGAGCGGCGTCGTCACCGGATACAGGGCGGAAATAGACACCGACGCGCTGGGGCGCGCGCTTCATGTGATGATAAGCTTCAAATTCAACAGCGACCAGAAATATGACAAAAAACCCAACGACATCCTCATCCCCATTTTGCGCTCCTCCTCCGACGTCATCCACTTCTGGGAGATCTACGGCGAGCTTGACTTCCTCATCGAGGCGGCCTTCGCCTCAAAAGAACGCATGCACAGCTTTCTGGACGACCTGCGCGGCTACGGCTTCGTCAGGTCGCATCTGATCGCGATGTCGACAAAGGGAGCGGTGCAGGCGCCGGATTAG